One genomic segment of Gossypium arboreum isolate Shixiya-1 chromosome 3, ASM2569848v2, whole genome shotgun sequence includes these proteins:
- the LOC108486317 gene encoding uncharacterized protein At2g33490 isoform X1, with translation MKTSLRRLRGLAHHKHGGEAKQRPDVLALPQLDELAQASQDMQDMRDCYEGLLYAAAATTNCAYEFSDSLREMGTCLLAKTALNDDEESGKVLLMLGKVQFKLQKLLDSYRSHISQTITIPSESLLNELRTVEEMKRQCEEKRNVYEHMAMRYKEKGRSKGRKGDNFSMQQLQVAHDEYDDEATLFVFRLKSLKQGQSRSLLTQAARHHAAQLNFFRKALKSLEEIEPHVQKVTEQQHIDYRFSGLEDDDRDNGDDNENYENDDDDYYSDDYDDKDDGELSFDYGLDDQDQNMVPTSRHSMELDQVGLTFPQVAILEASKENLERSNRHSFSFRGEIRNSSQSAPLFAENKSESSEKIQPLPSRKSSSYVLPTPVATKGSIGLGKPAPQSYETIWHSSPLELHKYQRLLRDEKISGSAVINAQAVLRESNKPASSTQLPPPLADKVLLSRVSPAAASDSKKIKRQAFSGPLTSKQWPSKPVSVEHPQLFSGPILRNPMSQLQAASPKVSPNASPPFVSSPKISELHELPRPPATSASKSSSPLGLVGYSGPLMPRGQVLSATNKSAVSRAASPLPQPPDVVTRSFSIPSRDRRVMSLPVFKPLETAIVSGMSQDVASPPLTPISLAQIQPSSTSSKSVNRN, from the exons AATTCTCAGACTCATTGCGGGAAATGGGTACTTGTCTTCTTGCAAAAACTGCATTAAATGATGATGAAGAAAGTG GTAAAGTATTACTAATGCTAGGAAAAGTACAGTTCAAACTCCAGAAACTTCTTGACAGCTAT CGGTCTCATATATCGCAGACAATCACAATCCCATCAGAGTCTCTTCTTAATGAACTTCGAACAGTTGAG GAGATGAAGAGGCAATGTGAAGAAAAAAG AAATGTGTACGAGCACATGGCAATGAGATACAAAGAAAAAGGAAGGTCAAAAGGTCGGAAAGGGGATAACTTTTCCATGCAGCAATTACAAGTAGCACATGATGAATATGATGATGAGGCGACTTTATTTGTTTTCCGATTGAAGTCTCTAAAGCAAGGACAATCAAGAAGCCTTCTTACACAAGCAGCACGACACCATGCTGCTCAG CTGAACTTTTTTAGGAAGGCTCTTAAGTCTCTTGAAGAAATAGAGCCACACGTGCAGAAGGTCACTGAACAGCAGCACATTGATTATCGCTTCAGTGGACTTGAAGATGATGATAGGGACAATGGTGATGataatgaaaattatgaaaacgATGATGACGATTACTATAGTGATGATTATGATGACAAGGATGATGGTGAGCTGAGCTTTGACTATGGATTAGATGATCAAGATCAGAACATGGTTCCTACTTCACGGCACTCAATGGAG TTGGATCAAGTAGGCCTTACATTTCCCCAAGTTGCAATCTTGGAGGCTTCGAAG GAAAATCTAGAAAGAAGCAATCGTCATTCTTTTTCATTTAGAGGGGAAATAAGGAATAGCAGCCAATCAGCCCCACTTTTTGCTGAGAATAAATCTGAGTCTTCTGAGAAAATTCAACCATTACCGTCACGAAAATCCAGCTCATATGTATTACCTACACCAGTTGCTACAAAAGGTTCTATTGGATTGGGTAAACCTGCTCCTCAATCTTACGAGACAATTTGGCATTCATCTCCACTTGAACTTCATAAATATCAGAGGCTTTTGAGAGATGAAAAAATTTCTGGATCTGCTGTTATAAATGCTCAGGCAGTACTGAGAGAGAGCAATAAGCCTGCTTCATCAACTCAACTACCCCCTCCTTTGGCTGATAAGGTTTTACTTTCACGAGTTAGTCCAGCTGCTGCTTCTGATTCCAAGAAAATTAAAAGACAAGCCTTTTCTGGTCCATTGACAAGTAAACAGTGGCCTAGCAAACCAGTTTCGGTTGAACATCCCCAATTGTTCTCTGGGCCAATTTTGAGAAATCCAATGTCTCAACTGCAAGCAGCATCTCCAAAAGTATCACCAAATGCTTCCCCTCCATTTGTTTCCTCTCCTAAAATTAGTGAGCTTCATGAACTTCCTAGACCCCCAGCCACTTCAGCCTCCAAGTCTTCAAGTCCTTTAGGTTTGGTTGGTTATTCAGGCCCCTTGATGCCTAGAGGGCAAGTGCTCTCTGCTACAAATAAATCAGCAGTGTCGAGAGCTGCCTCTCCACTGCCACAACCTCCAGATGTTGTGACTCGCAGTTTCTCCATACCCTCAAGAGACCGTAGAGTGATGTCATTACCTGTGTTCAAGCCTCTGGAAACTGCTATCGTTTCAGGGATGTCTCAAGATGTTGCCTCACCTCCTTTGACACCAATATCTTTAGCTCAAATCCAGCCATCATCAACTAGTTCGAAGTCTGTTAATAG GAACTGA
- the LOC108486317 gene encoding uncharacterized protein At2g33490 isoform X2 → MKTSLRRLRGLAHHKHGGEAKQRPDVLALPQLDELAQASQDMQDMRDCYEGLLYAAAATTNCAYDSLREMGTCLLAKTALNDDEESGKVLLMLGKVQFKLQKLLDSYRSHISQTITIPSESLLNELRTVEEMKRQCEEKRNVYEHMAMRYKEKGRSKGRKGDNFSMQQLQVAHDEYDDEATLFVFRLKSLKQGQSRSLLTQAARHHAAQLNFFRKALKSLEEIEPHVQKVTEQQHIDYRFSGLEDDDRDNGDDNENYENDDDDYYSDDYDDKDDGELSFDYGLDDQDQNMVPTSRHSMELDQVGLTFPQVAILEASKENLERSNRHSFSFRGEIRNSSQSAPLFAENKSESSEKIQPLPSRKSSSYVLPTPVATKGSIGLGKPAPQSYETIWHSSPLELHKYQRLLRDEKISGSAVINAQAVLRESNKPASSTQLPPPLADKVLLSRVSPAAASDSKKIKRQAFSGPLTSKQWPSKPVSVEHPQLFSGPILRNPMSQLQAASPKVSPNASPPFVSSPKISELHELPRPPATSASKSSSPLGLVGYSGPLMPRGQVLSATNKSAVSRAASPLPQPPDVVTRSFSIPSRDRRVMSLPVFKPLETAIVSGMSQDVASPPLTPISLAQIQPSSTSSKSVNRN, encoded by the exons ACTCATTGCGGGAAATGGGTACTTGTCTTCTTGCAAAAACTGCATTAAATGATGATGAAGAAAGTG GTAAAGTATTACTAATGCTAGGAAAAGTACAGTTCAAACTCCAGAAACTTCTTGACAGCTAT CGGTCTCATATATCGCAGACAATCACAATCCCATCAGAGTCTCTTCTTAATGAACTTCGAACAGTTGAG GAGATGAAGAGGCAATGTGAAGAAAAAAG AAATGTGTACGAGCACATGGCAATGAGATACAAAGAAAAAGGAAGGTCAAAAGGTCGGAAAGGGGATAACTTTTCCATGCAGCAATTACAAGTAGCACATGATGAATATGATGATGAGGCGACTTTATTTGTTTTCCGATTGAAGTCTCTAAAGCAAGGACAATCAAGAAGCCTTCTTACACAAGCAGCACGACACCATGCTGCTCAG CTGAACTTTTTTAGGAAGGCTCTTAAGTCTCTTGAAGAAATAGAGCCACACGTGCAGAAGGTCACTGAACAGCAGCACATTGATTATCGCTTCAGTGGACTTGAAGATGATGATAGGGACAATGGTGATGataatgaaaattatgaaaacgATGATGACGATTACTATAGTGATGATTATGATGACAAGGATGATGGTGAGCTGAGCTTTGACTATGGATTAGATGATCAAGATCAGAACATGGTTCCTACTTCACGGCACTCAATGGAG TTGGATCAAGTAGGCCTTACATTTCCCCAAGTTGCAATCTTGGAGGCTTCGAAG GAAAATCTAGAAAGAAGCAATCGTCATTCTTTTTCATTTAGAGGGGAAATAAGGAATAGCAGCCAATCAGCCCCACTTTTTGCTGAGAATAAATCTGAGTCTTCTGAGAAAATTCAACCATTACCGTCACGAAAATCCAGCTCATATGTATTACCTACACCAGTTGCTACAAAAGGTTCTATTGGATTGGGTAAACCTGCTCCTCAATCTTACGAGACAATTTGGCATTCATCTCCACTTGAACTTCATAAATATCAGAGGCTTTTGAGAGATGAAAAAATTTCTGGATCTGCTGTTATAAATGCTCAGGCAGTACTGAGAGAGAGCAATAAGCCTGCTTCATCAACTCAACTACCCCCTCCTTTGGCTGATAAGGTTTTACTTTCACGAGTTAGTCCAGCTGCTGCTTCTGATTCCAAGAAAATTAAAAGACAAGCCTTTTCTGGTCCATTGACAAGTAAACAGTGGCCTAGCAAACCAGTTTCGGTTGAACATCCCCAATTGTTCTCTGGGCCAATTTTGAGAAATCCAATGTCTCAACTGCAAGCAGCATCTCCAAAAGTATCACCAAATGCTTCCCCTCCATTTGTTTCCTCTCCTAAAATTAGTGAGCTTCATGAACTTCCTAGACCCCCAGCCACTTCAGCCTCCAAGTCTTCAAGTCCTTTAGGTTTGGTTGGTTATTCAGGCCCCTTGATGCCTAGAGGGCAAGTGCTCTCTGCTACAAATAAATCAGCAGTGTCGAGAGCTGCCTCTCCACTGCCACAACCTCCAGATGTTGTGACTCGCAGTTTCTCCATACCCTCAAGAGACCGTAGAGTGATGTCATTACCTGTGTTCAAGCCTCTGGAAACTGCTATCGTTTCAGGGATGTCTCAAGATGTTGCCTCACCTCCTTTGACACCAATATCTTTAGCTCAAATCCAGCCATCATCAACTAGTTCGAAGTCTGTTAATAG GAACTGA